A stretch of Lathyrus oleraceus cultivar Zhongwan6 chromosome 6, CAAS_Psat_ZW6_1.0, whole genome shotgun sequence DNA encodes these proteins:
- the LOC127098172 gene encoding early nodulin-like protein 1: MAVSSSSSLLLLFVLFAFAAAAPKDYILGGKPDAWKVPSSESDSLNKWAESVRFHIADHLLFTYEAGKDSVLQVSKEDYVSCNISNPIKKYNDGKTKVRFDRSGPYYYISGEKGHCEKGEKVTVVVISQRSPSVAPVSPASAPSPGGGVEGPAVAPSPTSSADVLQGGGVLMAMGVVASMWVF; the protein is encoded by the exons ATGGCTgtttcatcttcttcttctcttttGCTCCTTTTTGTTCTCTTTGCTTTTGCTGCTGCAGCACCTAAGGATTACATACTTGGTGGCAAACCTGATGCGTGGAAGGTTCCGTCTTCTGAATCGGACTCTCTCAACAAATGGGCTGAAAGTGTTCGCTTCCACATTGCAGATCATCTTC TTTTTACCTATGAAGCTGGGAAAGACTCTGTTTTGCAAGTGAGCAAAGAGGATTACGTGAGCTGCAACATCTCAAACCCGATCAAAAAGTACAATGATGGGAAAACAAAGGTGAGATTTGATCGTTCAGGTCCATACTACTACATCAGTGGAGAAAAGGGTCACTGTGAAAAGGGTGAGAAAGTGACTGTGGTGGTTATAAGCCAAAGAAGTCCAAGTGTCGCTCCTGTTTCACCTGCTTCTGCGCCTTCACCAGGTGGCGGTGTTGAAGGTCCAGCCGTTGCTCCAAGTCCAACTAGCAGTGCAGATGTTTTGCAAGGTGGTGGAGTTTTGATGGCTATGGGAGTGGTGGCTTCTATGTGGGTTTTCTGA
- the LOC127098174 gene encoding uncharacterized protein LOC127098174: MVKPNEVEGVAVPESTIELLNRTLYDIEQLEPQLPQFLSLSDPDYLSQLPLLRRAQSLISLAKLTSTLFSLKLKCRGINPNDHPFKFELDRVSVCQNRLERLPNFSEAEWQDMVEENLNYHEQTGQKRKYPSSEEQPDQYDSKEFLEKSTGELLDGGNSGSSIIKKSIIVDLSDDDDDDDDDDEYM; this comes from the exons ATGGTGAAACCAAATGAAGTAGAAGGAGTAGCCGTACCTGAATCAACAATAGAACTACTCAACCGTACTTTATACGACATTGAGCAACTCGAACCCCAATTGCCCCAATTTCTCTCCCTCTCAGACCCTGATTACCTCTCCCAACTCCCACTCCTTCGACGTGCTCAGTCTCTCATCTCCCTCGCAAAACTCACTTCAACTCTCTTCTCAT TGAAGTTGAAGTGTAGAGGAATTAACCCAAATGACCACCCTTTCAAATTTGAGCTT GATAGGGTTAGTGTGTGCCAAAATAGACTGGAACGCCTTCCCAATTTCAGTGAAG CTGAGTGGCAGGATATGGTGGAGGAAAATCTGAACTATCATGAGCAGACTGGTCAAAAGAGGAAGTATCCATCATCTGAAGAACAACCTGATCAATATGATTCCAAGGAGTTTCTGGAGAAATCAACAGGGGAGCTTCTTGATGGTGGTAATAGTGGAAGTAGTATTATTAAGAAATCAATAATAGTTGACTTATCCGATGATGATGATGACGACGACGATGATGATGAG TATATGTGA